Proteins co-encoded in one Marinomonas sp. IMCC 4694 genomic window:
- a CDS encoding YigZ family protein, translating to MDYYLSPTHTQRFDLEIKNSQFITHVCRTKGRDKAKAFIEEMRQRYPDANHHCWAFVAGVPNNVHLWDQSDDGEPKGTAGKPMLNVLQHSDFGETTVVVTRFFGGVKLGAGGLVRAYSQAVQEALAQTEYENIYPRLPVQLKISYPLLGKVEYWLEQSDINITDKTYSDNIVINLAVIERTWPKHKITLTDLCQGSLTLIEPDNE from the coding sequence ATGGATTACTATCTAAGCCCAACACACACGCAACGCTTTGACCTAGAGATTAAAAATAGTCAGTTTATTACCCATGTTTGTCGCACCAAAGGCCGCGATAAAGCAAAAGCGTTTATAGAAGAAATGCGTCAGCGTTATCCTGATGCCAATCATCACTGTTGGGCTTTTGTTGCCGGGGTGCCTAATAACGTGCATTTGTGGGATCAAAGCGACGATGGTGAGCCTAAAGGTACCGCGGGTAAGCCCATGCTCAACGTGTTGCAACATTCGGACTTTGGCGAAACCACCGTCGTGGTCACACGCTTTTTTGGTGGCGTCAAATTAGGCGCAGGAGGCTTGGTAAGAGCCTATAGCCAAGCCGTACAAGAAGCACTGGCACAAACAGAATACGAAAATATTTACCCTCGTCTCCCTGTTCAGCTAAAAATATCCTACCCTTTATTGGGTAAGGTCGAATATTGGCTTGAACAAAGCGACATAAACATTACCGACAAAACGTACAGCGACAATATTGTCATTAATCTTGCTGTAATTGAACGCACTTGGCCTAAGCACAAAATCACTTTGACGGATTTGTGCCAAGGAAGCTTAACTTTAATTGAACCGGACAACGAATAA
- the rapA gene encoding RNA polymerase-associated protein RapA yields MIVDKQNKSFTLHFPDAESDRQYSNDQTSLVRRSLTDGDQLHYQDNTYTVLEVEEINGLIEYRISEDDDWLEESIIQFPRNDKNELDSLLALSPARRMWFDLRRHTLEHQAANAASQVRGLMGLKAELLPHQIYLAHDIANRPKARALLCDEVGMGKTLEAGLILHQRLLNGLCKRALILTPTNLQHQWLVEMLRRFHQPFALINESVYEDFVDGDDNPFEQQPFVIAPIDWASQHPKATQHMLDAEWDMVIVDEAHHLAWHPETPSISYQVVSRLAAKTESLLLLSATPEQTGEREHFSRLQLLDADHYHDFEHYQAQQHAFKQAAELAGALLPFTQSEQQTDALDWNVAFGDYLAEVSAKEWFQTLTTEKGVALQEAAKEAISWLIDRHGTGREMFRNTRAAVGGFPDRYVHAYPLENNEFFESANRHVQPETDVADGLWEKDPRWNWLKEFLECQADKVLVICHTADMAQWLNDQLTFAGFQSADFHEQMPLIHRDRAAAYFADEDGAQILVCSEIGSEGRNFQFSHHIVMYDLPEHPDLLEQRIGRLDRLGQLNDVQIHVPYLQQSVQERLFYWYHHALNAFCRTTGSGDKVEEAFGDSLHAYLHGQDDDADLLKEAHAYHEALLKQMEEGRNRLLEMSSCRPERARELIDQINDQAIKGLHHYIEQVTHAFNIYADCINDEPERAAWFLRPSTDMMLEALPGIDEDGKMLMLDRRQASQREDVAFATWEHPLITMLMDEVQGFDSGKLTSAILPIAALPEGTVLVESMFVIEATAHPRLKLAQSLPMTPMWQLSDSNGKFLHHQFTADKWAEKLKGVPNRVAEQWVAALRKNLIEVLQAHQLNAQDQARPIVHAAKTSYQHRCQNEIERLIELKAFNDTIRDEDIERLEVNMQEGLTRIDEHQIRLDAIRIILTTKPE; encoded by the coding sequence ATGATAGTAGACAAGCAAAACAAGTCTTTTACCTTGCATTTTCCCGATGCTGAATCAGACCGTCAATACTCAAATGACCAGACCAGCCTTGTTCGACGCTCGTTAACCGACGGCGACCAACTGCATTATCAAGATAACACCTACACTGTGTTGGAAGTTGAAGAGATCAACGGCCTTATCGAGTATCGCATCAGCGAAGACGACGATTGGCTGGAAGAATCTATTATCCAGTTTCCTCGCAACGACAAAAACGAGCTGGATTCTTTACTGGCATTGTCGCCCGCTCGCCGTATGTGGTTTGACCTACGCCGACACACACTAGAGCATCAAGCCGCCAACGCCGCTTCTCAAGTGCGCGGATTAATGGGATTAAAAGCCGAACTATTACCACATCAGATTTATCTGGCACACGACATTGCGAATCGCCCTAAAGCGCGGGCCTTACTGTGTGATGAAGTCGGTATGGGCAAAACGCTAGAAGCGGGTTTGATACTTCATCAACGCTTATTAAACGGCTTATGCAAACGCGCTTTAATTTTGACGCCGACTAATTTGCAGCACCAATGGTTAGTCGAAATGCTGCGTCGCTTCCATCAGCCGTTTGCCTTGATCAATGAATCGGTATACGAAGATTTCGTTGATGGCGACGACAACCCCTTCGAGCAACAACCCTTTGTCATTGCCCCTATTGATTGGGCGAGCCAACACCCAAAAGCGACCCAACATATGCTGGACGCAGAATGGGACATGGTCATTGTTGACGAAGCGCATCACCTTGCTTGGCACCCAGAAACGCCGAGCATTAGCTATCAAGTGGTCTCGCGTTTAGCTGCAAAAACCGAGTCTTTGCTTTTATTGAGTGCCACGCCAGAGCAAACCGGTGAACGCGAACATTTCTCTCGCTTGCAACTCTTAGATGCCGATCATTATCACGACTTCGAACATTATCAAGCTCAGCAACACGCTTTTAAACAAGCCGCTGAGCTCGCTGGTGCTTTATTGCCTTTCACGCAATCAGAACAACAAACCGATGCGCTAGATTGGAACGTGGCTTTTGGTGACTACTTAGCCGAAGTTAGTGCGAAGGAATGGTTCCAAACCTTGACGACCGAAAAAGGTGTCGCATTACAAGAAGCCGCGAAAGAAGCCATCAGCTGGTTAATCGACCGCCACGGAACTGGGCGAGAAATGTTCCGTAACACACGCGCCGCTGTGGGTGGCTTCCCTGATCGTTATGTTCATGCTTATCCGCTGGAAAACAACGAATTCTTTGAATCCGCCAATCGTCACGTGCAGCCAGAAACTGACGTGGCGGATGGTCTGTGGGAAAAAGACCCTCGTTGGAATTGGCTTAAAGAATTTCTTGAGTGCCAAGCCGATAAAGTCTTGGTGATTTGTCATACGGCCGACATGGCTCAATGGCTCAACGACCAGCTGACTTTTGCGGGATTTCAGAGCGCCGATTTTCATGAACAAATGCCACTGATCCATCGAGATCGAGCGGCGGCGTATTTTGCAGACGAAGACGGCGCGCAGATTTTAGTCTGTTCTGAAATAGGCAGCGAAGGTCGCAACTTTCAGTTCAGTCATCACATTGTTATGTACGATTTGCCAGAACACCCAGACCTGCTTGAACAACGTATCGGGCGTTTGGATCGTTTAGGTCAATTAAACGATGTACAAATTCACGTGCCATATCTGCAACAGAGCGTTCAGGAACGATTGTTCTATTGGTATCACCATGCACTCAATGCTTTTTGCCGCACCACAGGCTCTGGGGACAAAGTAGAAGAAGCCTTTGGTGACAGTTTACACGCTTACTTGCACGGACAAGACGACGATGCGGATTTACTCAAAGAAGCCCATGCATACCATGAAGCCTTACTGAAACAGATGGAAGAAGGCCGCAATCGCTTATTAGAAATGAGTTCATGCCGTCCAGAGCGCGCACGCGAATTGATTGACCAAATCAATGACCAAGCGATCAAAGGCTTGCATCATTACATCGAACAAGTTACCCATGCGTTTAACATTTACGCCGATTGCATCAACGATGAACCAGAACGTGCGGCGTGGTTCTTGCGCCCTTCGACCGACATGATGCTCGAAGCCTTACCGGGCATAGACGAAGACGGCAAGATGTTAATGCTCGATCGACGCCAAGCCAGCCAGCGTGAAGACGTAGCGTTTGCGACTTGGGAACATCCGCTGATCACCATGCTGATGGACGAAGTACAAGGCTTTGATTCAGGTAAACTCACCTCTGCGATTTTGCCTATCGCTGCGTTACCAGAAGGCACGGTACTGGTAGAAAGTATGTTTGTTATCGAAGCGACCGCACACCCTCGTTTGAAATTGGCGCAATCTTTACCGATGACGCCTATGTGGCAACTGTCTGATTCCAATGGCAAATTCTTACATCACCAATTTACCGCAGACAAATGGGCGGAAAAACTCAAAGGCGTACCGAACCGAGTTGCAGAACAATGGGTTGCGGCTTTACGCAAAAACTTGATCGAAGTGTTACAAGCCCACCAGCTGAATGCTCAAGATCAAGCGCGCCCTATTGTCCACGCGGCGAAAACGTCTTATCAGCATCGTTGCCAAAATGAAATCGAGCGGTTGATAGAGTTGAAAGCTTTTAACGATACCATTCGTGATGAAGACATCGAGCGTCTTGAAGTCAACATGCAAGAAGGCTTAACTCGTATCGATGAGCACCAAATTCGTTTGGACGCCATTCGCATTATCTTGACCACTAAACCGGAATGA
- a CDS encoding RluA family pseudouridine synthase produces MKSAAPHLEILYEDDWLAVINKPANCLSVPGRGPDKLDSILHRAEVMFGEAFAIHRLDEATSGLILVAKTHECQKRMYAHFREREVKKEYRALVRGHLLGARGEVRKPLRCDWPNRPRQIVCTDEWSKDSITFWEPMGFEGSTTRVLLVPFTGRSHQLRVHMQSLGHSIIGDEFYDDQFTDEPRLLLHAYRLEFRHPFTQAWVAFVAPCPF; encoded by the coding sequence GTGAAGAGCGCTGCGCCGCATCTTGAAATACTTTATGAAGATGACTGGCTCGCCGTAATAAATAAACCGGCTAACTGCTTATCTGTACCCGGTCGAGGTCCAGATAAGCTCGATTCTATCTTGCATCGAGCAGAGGTTATGTTCGGCGAAGCCTTTGCTATTCATCGCTTGGATGAAGCCACGTCTGGCTTAATCCTTGTGGCGAAAACCCACGAATGCCAAAAGCGCATGTACGCCCATTTTCGTGAACGGGAAGTCAAAAAAGAATACCGCGCGTTAGTGCGCGGTCATCTTTTGGGTGCTCGTGGCGAAGTACGTAAACCACTGCGGTGCGACTGGCCAAACCGCCCCAGACAAATTGTCTGCACCGACGAATGGAGCAAAGATTCTATTACTTTTTGGGAGCCAATGGGGTTCGAGGGCAGTACGACTCGCGTTCTATTAGTGCCCTTTACGGGTCGCTCACATCAGTTGCGCGTACACATGCAGAGCCTTGGGCACAGCATCATTGGCGATGAATTCTACGATGATCAATTCACCGACGAACCTCGGCTTTTACTACACGCTTACCGGCTAGAGTTTCGGCACCCGTTTACTCAAGCCTGGGTCGCGTTTGTCGCGCCTTGTCCATTTTAA
- a CDS encoding histone deacetylase codes for MQNTGLPLIYHPHYSIPFPVGHRFPMGKFALLSDILRELGILTTENIYEPVPLSLTTLMSAHDKAYVQRFIRGHLAQQEEKAIGLPWSEWLVERTLRAVSGTVLTSELALKHGLACHLAGGTHHAGPSYGAGFCIFNDLAVAALALVHSGRAKKILILDCDVHQGDGTIAFFKDRTDIIPVSWHCEENYPQIKQTAGINIAIPKGANDQEYLAILQSGLPNILEQHNPDFIFYDAGVDVHKDDRLGYLNLTDEGIYNRDKYVIETCVALNLPTACVIGGGYDRQEEKVAWRHSLLHQAANQVWKTMKP; via the coding sequence ATGCAAAACACGGGGTTACCCCTCATTTATCATCCCCATTACAGCATCCCTTTTCCTGTGGGTCACCGTTTTCCGATGGGGAAGTTTGCTCTTCTGTCTGACATCTTGCGGGAGCTAGGTATTCTGACGACAGAAAATATTTACGAGCCAGTCCCACTTTCTTTAACAACACTCATGAGCGCTCACGACAAAGCCTACGTTCAGCGCTTTATTCGCGGCCATCTCGCTCAACAAGAAGAAAAAGCCATCGGTTTGCCTTGGTCAGAATGGTTGGTTGAGCGCACATTACGGGCCGTGTCGGGTACTGTATTAACGAGTGAGCTGGCTCTAAAGCATGGCTTAGCATGCCATCTGGCGGGTGGAACGCATCACGCTGGACCGTCATATGGCGCAGGTTTTTGCATTTTCAATGACCTTGCTGTAGCCGCTTTAGCTTTGGTTCATTCAGGTAGAGCGAAGAAAATTCTTATTTTAGATTGCGATGTGCATCAAGGTGATGGCACCATCGCGTTTTTCAAAGACAGAACCGATATCATTCCAGTATCGTGGCATTGTGAAGAAAACTATCCACAAATCAAACAAACCGCCGGCATCAATATTGCCATTCCAAAAGGTGCCAATGACCAAGAATATTTAGCGATACTGCAAAGCGGTTTGCCGAATATCTTGGAACAACATAACCCCGACTTTATCTTCTATGACGCGGGCGTTGACGTTCACAAAGACGACCGACTTGGCTACCTGAATTTAACCGATGAGGGCATTTATAATCGAGACAAATACGTCATCGAAACTTGTGTCGCACTCAATCTACCTACCGCGTGTGTTATCGGCGGTGGTTATGATCGACAAGAAGAAAAGGTGGCGTGGCGGCACAGTCTTTTGCATCAAGCCGCGAATCAGGTTTGGAAAACCATGAAACCATAA
- a CDS encoding HD domain-containing phosphohydrolase, producing the protein MSHFACKAFSVLEKEIKDDLLECYVEAQQEIEEMINGIESDGFSSDKLDKLFRSLHSMKGNCSVCFLDPLVGVLHKLEEIVDGMRGGYIQYHHYLGELIIVVVEKVYELLQQIYRSHVADSDMRDELQQGLEAIYAAEDDASRADMAAIMLNKSHQAQDENVEPAVPVSVIVKVKFSEQQQEDIDLFVGYSHKINKLLGYSPERSERILKLCQLINVECATPVDAPQLSAAAYMHNMGMALILNNKDDEVLKRQAEQNHPMVGAKLLAKHVGWEDAVAMVQAHKERFDGSGFPQGLMGSLIPQGAFILSMAVMFIDTVWGKSGSEYNKSAMHAVQMINFESGKGFPPHLIESFNSALRKVLVVKSL; encoded by the coding sequence ATGAGTCACTTTGCCTGTAAAGCGTTTTCAGTATTAGAAAAAGAAATAAAAGACGACTTACTTGAATGCTATGTAGAGGCGCAACAAGAAATTGAAGAAATGATCAATGGCATTGAGAGTGACGGCTTTTCTTCTGACAAGTTAGACAAGTTATTCCGTTCCTTGCATAGCATGAAGGGCAATTGCTCTGTCTGCTTTTTAGACCCTTTGGTTGGTGTGCTGCATAAACTTGAAGAGATCGTTGATGGAATGCGAGGCGGTTACATTCAATACCACCACTATTTGGGTGAGTTGATCATTGTTGTGGTTGAAAAAGTGTATGAGTTACTGCAGCAAATTTACCGTTCGCATGTTGCAGATAGTGATATGCGAGACGAATTGCAGCAAGGCTTGGAGGCGATATACGCCGCTGAAGACGATGCGAGTCGGGCTGATATGGCCGCTATTATGCTCAATAAGAGTCATCAAGCGCAAGATGAAAACGTTGAGCCTGCGGTGCCTGTGTCGGTCATTGTTAAGGTAAAATTTAGCGAACAGCAGCAAGAAGACATTGATTTATTTGTAGGTTACAGTCACAAAATCAATAAACTTCTTGGCTATTCACCGGAGCGCAGTGAGCGTATTTTGAAGCTTTGCCAGTTAATCAATGTTGAGTGCGCTACGCCAGTTGACGCGCCTCAATTGAGTGCTGCAGCGTACATGCACAACATGGGCATGGCCCTTATTTTAAACAACAAAGACGATGAGGTATTAAAGCGTCAGGCTGAACAAAATCACCCCATGGTAGGCGCTAAGTTACTTGCCAAACATGTCGGTTGGGAAGACGCCGTTGCTATGGTGCAAGCACATAAAGAGCGTTTTGATGGGTCAGGCTTTCCGCAAGGACTAATGGGGTCTTTGATTCCACAGGGCGCATTTATTTTATCGATGGCGGTGATGTTTATTGATACGGTATGGGGAAAGTCTGGCAGTGAATACAATAAGAGTGCCATGCACGCCGTGCAGATGATTAACTTTGAAAGTGGCAAAGGATTCCCGCCTCACTTGATAGAGTCGTTTAATTCCGCTCTGCGTAAAGTGTTGGTCGTAAAGAGTCTATAA
- the miaB gene encoding tRNA (N6-isopentenyl adenosine(37)-C2)-methylthiotransferase MiaB — translation MAKKLFIQTHGCQMNEYDSSRMADLLGESHEMELTDNAEEADVLLLNTCSIREKAQDKVYHQLGRWKKLKQKNPNLVIGVGGCVASQEGDAIRKRAKHVDMIFGPQTLHKLPDMVNAAGKSIPITDVTFPEIEKFDHLPAPRVDGAEAFVSIMEGCSKYCTFCVVPYTRGEEVSRPFDSILKEVVQLAEQGVREIHLLGQNVNAYRGDSAEGDETDLADIIHAVAQIDGVERIRFTTSHPVEFTDSLVEAFRNEPKLVSHLHLPVQSGADSILSAMKRGHDRQYYIDKINRIKEARPGISLSSDFIIGFPGETDEDFVDTMNLIQEIGFDHSFSFIYSQRPGTPASNLDDDTPEDVKKERLSILQRRISQQAYDISLAMVGEVKRILISGYSPRDPGQLQGRTENNRIVNFRAFDPQLIGKFADVVITDAYPNSLLGELVGSELDADFIL, via the coding sequence ATGGCAAAAAAATTATTTATCCAGACTCACGGCTGTCAAATGAACGAATACGATTCTTCTCGTATGGCCGATTTACTTGGCGAAAGCCATGAAATGGAACTCACCGATAACGCAGAAGAGGCCGATGTGCTGCTTTTAAACACCTGCTCTATTCGTGAGAAAGCCCAAGACAAGGTGTATCACCAACTTGGTCGTTGGAAAAAACTCAAACAGAAAAATCCTAATTTAGTGATTGGCGTCGGGGGTTGCGTGGCCAGTCAAGAAGGCGATGCTATCCGTAAACGCGCTAAACATGTAGACATGATTTTTGGCCCCCAAACGCTGCATAAATTACCGGACATGGTCAATGCAGCGGGCAAAAGTATCCCGATTACGGACGTTACCTTCCCTGAGATCGAAAAATTCGATCACTTACCAGCACCACGTGTAGACGGTGCCGAGGCATTTGTCTCCATCATGGAAGGATGCAGTAAATACTGTACATTCTGTGTCGTGCCTTACACCCGTGGCGAAGAAGTTAGCCGTCCTTTCGACAGCATTTTGAAAGAGGTCGTACAGTTAGCCGAACAAGGCGTTCGTGAAATTCATCTTCTAGGCCAAAACGTGAATGCGTATCGTGGCGACAGTGCTGAAGGCGACGAAACCGATCTTGCTGACATTATTCATGCTGTGGCGCAAATTGATGGGGTTGAACGCATTCGTTTTACGACGTCTCATCCGGTTGAATTTACCGACAGTCTGGTTGAAGCGTTCCGCAACGAGCCAAAACTCGTGAGCCACTTGCATCTACCCGTTCAAAGCGGGGCAGACAGCATTTTGAGCGCCATGAAGCGCGGCCATGATCGTCAGTATTACATCGACAAGATCAATCGCATCAAGGAAGCTCGCCCCGGTATTAGCTTATCATCCGACTTTATTATCGGCTTTCCCGGCGAAACCGATGAGGATTTTGTTGACACCATGAACTTGATCCAAGAAATTGGCTTCGATCATTCATTTAGCTTTATTTACAGCCAACGACCTGGGACACCCGCGTCTAATTTAGACGATGACACCCCTGAGGATGTAAAAAAAGAGCGCCTTTCGATTCTTCAGCGTCGTATCAGCCAACAAGCGTATGACATCAGCTTAGCGATGGTTGGCGAAGTAAAACGCATCTTGATCAGTGGTTACTCACCTCGTGATCCGGGCCAATTACAAGGTCGTACCGAAAACAATCGCATTGTTAACTTTCGTGCCTTCGATCCTCAGTTGATTGGTAAATTTGCAGACGTTGTGATCACCGACGCTTACCCTAATTCTCTTTTGGGTGAATTAGTCGGCTCTGAACTCGACGCCGACTTTATACTTTAA
- a CDS encoding PhoH family protein, protein MEITQTTQQIRLQPAEATALLALCGQLDENIKLIEKRLDVSIKYHGDLFDISGEQSEHVAATKILLENLYREALAKANITPETIHLYLQESAIESLTSSKRDKGDQLVIKTRKAFVKPKGANQQGYVKQIRKHDINFGIGPAGTGKTYLAVACAVEALEADRVERIMLVRPAVEAGEKLGFLPGDLSQKIDPYLRPLYDALYEMLGFELVDKLIEKNVIEIAPLAFMRGRTLNNAFIILDESQNTTREQMKMFLTRIGFGSTAVITGDTTQVDLPRGTTSGLAQAMHVLKGVNGISMTHFSSSDVVRHPLVQRIVEAYDRFDVEVEAEKKARTHARLDTQSDASAGTL, encoded by the coding sequence TTGGAAATTACACAGACAACCCAACAAATACGTTTGCAACCCGCTGAAGCCACCGCTTTGCTGGCGCTGTGCGGTCAACTCGATGAAAACATTAAGCTGATTGAAAAACGCCTTGATGTGTCCATTAAATATCACGGCGACTTGTTTGATATTTCTGGTGAACAGTCTGAACACGTCGCAGCGACGAAGATCTTATTAGAAAATCTGTATCGAGAAGCGCTTGCCAAAGCAAACATTACACCGGAAACCATTCACCTTTATTTGCAAGAGTCCGCCATCGAATCACTGACCAGCAGCAAACGAGACAAAGGAGATCAGCTGGTCATTAAGACCCGTAAAGCCTTCGTCAAACCCAAAGGAGCGAATCAACAGGGCTACGTGAAACAGATTCGTAAACACGACATTAACTTTGGTATAGGGCCCGCCGGCACAGGAAAAACCTATTTGGCGGTGGCGTGTGCGGTTGAAGCATTAGAAGCCGATCGTGTTGAGCGAATTATGTTGGTGCGCCCTGCGGTAGAAGCGGGTGAAAAGCTGGGGTTCTTACCCGGTGATTTGTCACAAAAAATCGACCCTTATTTACGCCCACTGTATGATGCCCTATATGAAATGCTCGGGTTTGAACTGGTGGATAAGCTGATTGAAAAAAATGTCATAGAAATCGCACCGTTGGCTTTTATGCGTGGCCGCACCCTGAATAATGCGTTTATTATCCTTGATGAAAGCCAAAACACCACGCGCGAACAAATGAAAATGTTTTTGACTCGTATCGGTTTTGGCTCAACGGCGGTCATCACCGGTGACACCACTCAAGTGGATTTGCCCCGCGGTACCACCTCTGGTTTAGCGCAAGCCATGCACGTATTAAAAGGCGTAAATGGGATTAGTATGACGCATTTTAGCTCTTCAGACGTGGTTCGCCATCCATTGGTACAGCGTATTGTTGAAGCCTATGATCGTTTTGACGTAGAAGTTGAGGCCGAAAAAAAGGCCCGCACCCATGCACGCCTAGACACCCAATCTGACGCTTCTGCAGGTACTTTATAA
- the ybeY gene encoding rRNA maturation RNase YbeY, producing the protein MAQLELDLQIATQDTAHLPSEANFRVWVEKALSHSDEEFEVTIRVVDEEESHALNREYRGKDKPTNVLSFPFEAPPGLELPLLGDLVICNQIVAKEAQEQNKEPLHHWAHMTIHGILHLCGYDHINDDEADEMESIETELLASLSISDPYLIKE; encoded by the coding sequence ATGGCGCAATTAGAGCTTGACCTTCAAATCGCCACACAAGATACAGCACACCTTCCTAGCGAAGCAAACTTTAGAGTGTGGGTGGAGAAGGCCTTGTCACACTCTGACGAAGAATTTGAAGTCACCATCCGCGTCGTCGATGAAGAAGAAAGCCACGCACTGAATCGCGAATACCGCGGCAAAGACAAACCGACCAATGTCTTATCCTTTCCGTTTGAAGCGCCTCCAGGGTTAGAACTGCCACTTTTGGGCGATTTAGTCATCTGCAATCAAATCGTGGCAAAGGAAGCCCAAGAGCAAAATAAAGAACCGCTTCATCATTGGGCTCATATGACCATTCATGGCATCTTGCATTTGTGCGGATATGACCATATAAATGATGACGAAGCCGATGAAATGGAATCGATAGAAACCGAGTTACTGGCTTCTTTGTCTATTTCCGACCCTTATTTGATTAAAGAGTGA
- a CDS encoding HlyC/CorC family transporter, with amino-acid sequence MSDDRSSVSNDQQKSWFERLTQAFNDEPRSRGDIVKLLEAAVKSDIIDRDAFTIVEGALEVSEVQARDIMIPPSQMVVIKSEDDPKTSIRKIIDSSHSRFPVVGEDSDEILGVLLAKDLLPLLFKDGDVTIDDILARLRPANFIPESKRLNVLLNDFRTKRYHMALVLDEYGSVSGLVTIEDVLEQIVGEIEDETDKLDDETIQVTTEPGVYLVPALCTVEDFNEFFKAELNEEEFDTIGGILVQQFGHVPVRDEEVSFNQFHFRIVKSDGRRIKTIQVTKPTVQTPE; translated from the coding sequence ATGAGCGATGACCGATCGAGTGTGTCCAACGATCAACAAAAATCTTGGTTTGAGCGTTTAACGCAAGCCTTCAACGATGAACCGCGTAGCCGTGGCGACATCGTGAAACTGTTAGAAGCCGCCGTAAAATCTGACATTATCGATCGCGATGCCTTCACCATTGTTGAAGGCGCGTTGGAAGTGTCGGAAGTTCAGGCCCGAGACATCATGATACCGCCATCACAAATGGTCGTTATTAAGTCTGAAGATGATCCAAAAACCTCAATCCGTAAAATAATCGACTCTTCTCACTCACGGTTTCCCGTTGTTGGTGAAGATTCCGATGAAATTCTCGGTGTTTTGCTTGCTAAAGACCTGCTGCCACTTTTGTTCAAAGACGGTGACGTCACGATTGATGACATTTTAGCAAGATTGCGCCCGGCTAACTTCATTCCAGAAAGTAAACGACTGAACGTGTTACTGAATGATTTCAGAACCAAGCGTTATCATATGGCGCTGGTATTAGACGAGTACGGCAGTGTATCTGGTCTTGTGACCATCGAAGACGTGTTAGAACAGATCGTCGGTGAGATCGAAGATGAAACAGACAAACTCGATGATGAAACCATTCAGGTGACGACGGAACCTGGCGTGTATCTGGTGCCCGCACTTTGCACCGTCGAAGACTTTAATGAATTCTTTAAAGCGGAACTCAACGAAGAGGAATTCGACACCATTGGTGGAATTCTTGTACAGCAGTTTGGCCATGTTCCCGTTCGAGACGAAGAAGTCAGCTTTAATCAGTTTCATTTTCGTATCGTCAAATCCGATGGTCGCCGTATAAAAACCATACAAGTCACCAAACCTACTGTTCAGACTCCAGAATAA